TATAAGTTTGTGGGCAAAGTATCCTGCATTTCCGTATCCCTGAATTGCACAGGTTGCTTTTTTAAGGTCTATCCCGAGTTTTTTAGCAGCTTCTCTCAATACATACATACCACCTCTTGCAGTAGCATCATTTCTTCCAACAGAACCACCTATTCTTAAAGGTTTCCCGGTAATTACCCCAGGGGCATTATACTGTCTTATTTTACTGAATTCATCCATCATCCAAGCCATTATCTGGGGATTTGTGTAAACATCAGGAGCAGGAATATCCTTTTCAGGTCCTATTACCTGGGCTATAGCTCTTATATATCCTCTTGAAAGTTCTTCCAGTTCCCTTTGAGACATTTCTTTTGGATTACATACAACACCACCCTTTCCCCCACCATAAGGTAAATCCATAAGTGCTGTTTTCCATGTCATCCAGGCTGCAAGTGCTCTAACAGTATCAATAGTTTCCTCAGGATGGAATCTTATACCACCCTTTGTTGGGCCAAGAGCATCATTATACTGAACCCTGAACCCTCTAAATACCTTAACAGTTCCATTATCCATTTTTACAGGTATAGAAACATGTATTTCCCGCATAGGCCACCTTAGCATCTCGTGAACATGAGGCTCAAGTTTTAAAACTTGGGCAGCTTTATCAAGCTGCTCCTGAGCAACTTCAAAGGGATTTTTTTTAGCCATTTTTAGTCCTCCAATTGTTATTTTTAAATTTTAGGGGATTTAACCCTCCTCCTTTTTAAATTAATTATATAATAACTTTACAAATTCAGTCAAATAATTTAAAATATAATTATAAGGTTCAAGTCCCTTTTTAAAAAAGAGGTTAAAAAATGAACATTTCAAAAATAATTTTTATACTTTCCCTTATTACTTTTATAATAGCAATTGTTTTAAAACTTACAGGCACTGAATTCCCTCATCTTTTTAAACCTTATACCTACCTGAAAGGGACCTGGACATTACTTTTATTTTCTATTAGTTACCATTTGATTTTTGAAAAGGGGAAATAAAAGGGAAAAATATTTTAAAATATATATGTGAATAAAGACACTTTAATTTTAGGTGTTGAAGAATTTGTTGAATTACAGAAATTGCTTGATGATTTTACATACAGAGCAAACACACATTCTTCAATGCTTTCTACCCTTTCAGGACAATTACTTGTTTCTTCAGGTTTTAAAACTCCCTTTAATCTACTTGCCATATCAGCATTACTTGCAGGGATTTTTCAAAGCACAAGAGAATTGGCAAGAATAATAGGAGAAAAAAATTTTGTAACTTTTTTTCAGGAAGGTAATAGCTGGAATATATATTACACCCTGGTTGGGGAAGACCTGCTCCTTACCACCTTTTTTGATGATAGAACTATACTGGGAATGGTAGAAGTTCAGGCAAAAAAACTTGCAAAAAAGATAAATGAACTTTTGAAAAAATGACCCTTTTAAATCCAAGATTTACCTTTAAAAACTTTGTTGAATATAAAGGGAACAGAATGGCAAAAAGAGCCCTTGAAACCATAATAGAGGATCCACTTGTTTTCAATCCAGTCTTTATATACTCAGAACCAGGAATGGGTAAAACCCACCTTGTAACTGCTCTTACACACAGATTAAGAGAAAAAAACATTAAGGACCTTTTTCTTATACCAAAAGAATTTGAAAAAAATTATGAAAAAATATACGATTTTAAAAAGGGATTTTTAATCATTGATAATTTTGAAAATTTTTCAAAAATAAAAAGTGAAATAATTGAGGAGTTCACGAATAATTTTGAAATACTTCTTGCGAATGAGGTTGAAATAATTCTCTCTTCCTCAATTCCCTATAATGAATTAAAGGACCTACCTTTCGAACTTTTATCAAGGATAAAAGGAGGCCTTTTAATAGAAATATTGCCACCTGATGAAGAAGATATTAAAATCATTATAAAAGAGAAACTAATTAAAAGAGGAATAGAATTAGAGGAAAGATTTATTAATTTGATTTCAAGGAAAAATTACAAAAATATAAGAGAAATAGAAGGTGATATAAATAAAATTTTTTTAAGGTTTATTTCAAAAGAAAAAATTGAAGAAAAAGATATAGAAGAAATAACAGGAATATCACTTCCTATACTCTTCTTTTCAGATATAATACCTGAAATTGAAAAAAGCCTTGAAAAATTAGAAGTAGTTGCAAGGGAAGAGGAAGCTTTAAAAACAGCCTTAAAGGAAAAAATTTATATATGGGAAATGAAGGGATTTAAAACTGATAGACTCAAAAAACTTATAGGAGTAAAAGACTTGCAGATTTTAAAAGAAGAATACAGAAAATTTATCAGCGATGTTACAAAACTGATTGAGTATCAAAAAATTTATGGTGAAATAGGTGTTCAAGATATAGAAATTGAAAAAGCCCTTTTTGATCCTGATAGGGTTCTTGAGGTTGAAAAATGGATAGAAGAGATAAAAAGCAGTGTTTTAAAGAAAGAGGAACCAATAATTCTAGAAGAAGCTATAAAGGAATCTGAAGAAACTGAAGAAATTGAAGAAATCAGTACTACAGAAGAAAAAAAAGAAATTGAAGAAATTATAGAAGTAAAAGAAGAGGAAGAAGTATTTATAATTGAGTCTGATTATAACAGAGATGTTCTTGAAGAAATAAAAAAACAAGCAAGAGAAGGTAAACCTGAGATTTTACTTATCTTTTCTCAGGGAAGGAGGGGACTTTCAACTCATCTTCTTTATGCTTATGAAATAAATAAAGAAAAGAAAAAAGTTTTTTACCATTCAAATGACATATCAGATTTATTCTTTGAAGACGAAAGTAAACTTAATACAATTTTTAAAGATTATAATTTTATTGTAATAGATGATGCAGAAATATTTTTTGATGTGGAGGATTTAAGAGATAAAATTTTACCTTTAATTATAGAAGAAAAAAATAATGGGAAAAAATTTTTAATAGGAATAAAGAAAAATCCTGAAGAAATCTATTTACCGGAGGAATACAAAAAAGTATTTGAGTCTTCAAAAAATGTTTCCTTAAAAAAACCAGATAGAAAAATACTTGAAGAAATTTTAAATGAAAAAATAAAAAAAGAAAACTTGAACCTCGATGAAAATCTAAAAGAAGAAATTCTTAATAGAGAGTTTTTTGATTTAAAAGAATTTGAAGATTATCTTAAGGAAACACAGAAAATAATTGAAAATAGAGTAAAAAAAGAGGAAATTAAAATAAGTCTAAAGGGAAACTCAGCCAATGAGAAAAGTAATATAATTTTTGATATTGAAATAATAGAAGAAAGAATTTTTGAGGACTACCCATGAGAGGTTCTCTTAAAGAGGTGCCTTTTTCTGATGTAGTTCAGTTAATGGTTATGGGTAAAAAAACAGGAAGGTTATCAGTAACAAATGGAGAAGATTTTTTAGAACTATATTTTAAGGGGGGAATAGTAATATATGGTAAAATGGTTAATAGACCTGAAAGAATAGGGGAAATTCTTTTAGCAAAAGGGATAATTGATGAGGAAAAGTTAAAAGAAGCCAAATCACTTGTTGACAAAGGAAAACCAAATATAGGAAGTGCTCTTTTAGAACTTAATGTTCCAGAAAACGAAATTAAAAAAGCCTACGAAGAGGAAATTAAAAAATTTGTTGCCAATGCAATTTCTTGGAATGATGGATATTTTAACTTTGAACCTGATGAGTTTCCAAAGGAAAAACCCATTGTTTCTATTGACCCTTCTTATCTTCTTTTAGAATCTGCAAGAACCTTTGATGAATGGCGAAAAATAGAAGATATTATTCCATCTTTAGATGAAATATGTATTTTAAAAGACAAAACCTATGTGCCAAGAGATGAAAAAGAAGCTAAAATTATTGAAAGGATTGATGGAAAAAAAACTGTAAAAGAAATTTTAGAGGAAACAGGTGAAAATCTCTTTGACCTTGCTGAGACTTTTAAAAATCTCCTCTTAAGAGAGGTTATAGAAACAAAAGAAAAAATTGAAAAGGAAGAAGTTTCAAAAGCAAAAATTCTTGAACATATAAACTTAGGGTATGCCTTTCTAAAAACAGGATTATTTGAAGAGGCTGAGAGAGAATTTAAAAGACTCAATGAGCTTGCTCCCAATAAACCAGAAGGTTATTTTTATTTAGGACTTCTTTCTATTTATAAAAAGGAGTTCGAAAAAGCAATTTCTTATTTAAATGAAGCATTAAAATTGGACCCCCTTAATCCAAAAATACTTAACAATTTGCTTTATATTTACCTCGAAACTAACAGGTTAGAGGAAGCAGAAAAAATTATAAAACAATTAAATGAAATTAAAATTGATGATGAGAGATTCTTACTTAATAAGGCAATTTATTTTGAAAAAATTGGGGAAAAAGAAAAGTCAGAGGAAATAATAAGAGCATTAATGAAGGAAAAATCTTTCTTAAAAACACCTTATATTCTTCTTGCTCAGAAACTTTATAATGAAAAAAAGTTTCTTCAGGTTATAGAGATACTTTCAATAATAAAAGGATATGATCCGAAAAATCCTGAGGTTAATTATGGTCTCGGTTTATCATACAGAGCCTTAGGAAAAATAAAGGAAGCTGAAGAATTTTTGAAAAATGCAATGAAACTATCTCCATCAAATATAAAGTATAAACTCGCCCTTGCTGATTTTTATTATGAAAAGGGAAAATTTGATGAATGTAAAAATCTATACACACAGGTTTTATCAATTGATAAGCATAACAAGGAAGCCTTATTCAGAATGGGAAATATTTATTTAAAAGAAGGTAAATACGAAAATGCTCTTAAATATTTTGAAGAGATCTTAAAAATTGAACCTGAAAACAGAGTGGTAAAAAGAAATGTTGAAATTATCAGAAAAACTATTAATGTTTGATTTAAAAAGTATAAAAGAAATAATACTTGAAAAAACAGGTATTGATTTATCCTATTACAGAGATAGTTACCTTGAAAGAAGAATAAGAGTAAGGATGAGGAAAAGCGGTTTTTCAAATTTTCTCGATTATATTGAAAAACTGGAAAGTGATTTTGAAGAAAGAAAAAAATTTATAGATGAAATAGGAATAAATGTATCATACTTTTTCAGAAATAAAAATACCTTTGAAGAAATAAGAAGGTTAATTATACCTGAGTTAAGAAATAGAAAAACAATTTATATATGGAGTGCTGGATGTGCCTCTGGAGAGGAACCCTATTCTTTAGCCATAATTTTAAACGAGGAAAAAATTGAAAACTACAAAATATTTGCAACAGATATTGATAGTGAAATAATTGAAAAGGCAAAAGAAGGGATTTATTTTCCTGATAAGTTTATTGAAACACCTAAGGAATTTATTGAAAAATATTTTTTTAAAATAAATGGAAAATATAAAATAGTTGAGTATTTGAAAAAAAATATTACATTTTTTCTTCATGATGTAATAAAAAAACCACCACTTTTTAATTTTGACCTCGTTCTTTGCAGAAATGTTGTTATATATTTTATTAAGGATAAACAAAGAATTGTATTCGAAAATCTATATAATAGTCTGAAAAAAGGGGGGTTTCTTGTTCTTGGTAAAACAGAATTCCTTCCCTTTGAATTTAATGATAAATTTGATTACATTTCAAAATCTGAAAGAATATTGAAAAAATTATGAAAGAAGAAAAATTTTTTATTCCTGTTTTGGATACAAATTATGAGGAAAGTTACAATTTAAGTTATCCAGAATGGAGAATAAAATTTGAGAAATTATTACAGGAAATGGAAAAGGGAAATCTAAGGTATATATACTTAGGAGCAAACACTTCCTTTTTCCTTAGATTTTATAAAGAAAACATTTTAGAAGAAATTAAAATAAACCTTCCCCTTAGATTAAAGAAAATTGGTTTAAACACACTTTATTACTTTATTCCAGTAAATGTTATTGATTCCTTTTCTTTGATTTTAAACTTTAAAATTATTTTTGAAGAATTGAAGGAAAGTTTTTCAGGAGAAAGAACAGTTTATTTGCCTTATATAAATAAACTTCCTAAAGGATTTTTAGCACTTTTAAAGGGATTTGGCATAGAATTCATATTTTCAAGAGTTCCTGTAAAAAGACCCTACTTAATAGTAAATGATATTGAAAATGAAATAAAAATAGTTAATGTTTCTTCTGACTCAAAAATTGTATTCCTTGATTCCTTTCTAATAAAAGAGGATATTAGTAAAAATTTATTCTCCATTGAAGAAATAACATCAAGTATTCCTGATAAGGGTGAATTGTATGAATTTAAATCAGAAGTCAAAATAAAGAAAAGTTTTCCTTATTTTAAAAAGCTTGAAGAAACTATTTTTAAATACCATATTTTAAACATAGTATTAAAAATTGAAAATCCCAATATTTCAAATTATTATATTAAAGAAAAAATAAAAAATTTTTTAACCCTCTATAATTCAGAAAATATCGAACTTTTAAAAGAAGAAATAAGGGAAATAAAGCACTATGGTAAAAAGTTAAAAGAAGATTTTCTTGATAATAGTAAAAAATTATCAGTATTCAATCCTTTACCCTATAAATTTAATTATTACAGAATAATAAATAACAAACTTTATAAGGCAGAAGCAAAGCCTTTTTCCTTTTCAGAATTGAAAGAAGAAGAATCCTATGAAAAAAATCTGGATTTTAGAATTTATAATAGAGGTAACATAAAATTTTATGAACTTTTAATTCTTACAAAATTAATTGGTGAAAAAGGTGAACTTAAAGGTGGAATTTATGAAGAAGAAGTTATAAAGGAAAACTTTATTAAAACTAAATCAAAATTAAGATTGAGTGATAAATCTTACGATTATTCAATTACATTAATTCCTCATGAAAATCTTTTAAAAATAAGAGGAAAACTAAAAAATATAAATAAATGTGAAATTTTAATAGGGAGTGAAAAAAATTTAAATATTAGAGAATTTTCCCTCTTTGAGTTAGAGGAATTGACTCTTGAGAAAACCTATTCCGGTTTTCTTATTATTGATGGTGATAACAGATATCTTATAAAAACAATACCTGGAATCGGTGTTAAAAAATATAATAATACCTTGAAACTTATTTTTGAAGGAAAGGTAAGCCTTGATATAAAGAAAATTTCTGAATCTTTAATCCTTGAGTATATGAAGTATAAATACAAACCCATTATTTTTGAAGGCTCGCCTAAAAAGGAACTTTCATCAATTTTTGAAATAAAAAATGAAGATACAAATTTTATTTATATGGATGTTAAAGAAAATATGCTTTATATATACCTTTATTCAGATGAAAAAGATAATATAAAAATTCTTTTTAAGGGAAAACCTCTTGAAGCCTTTATTTTTGACTTAAAGGCTAATAAAAAACTTGATAAAGTTATGATTAGGGATAGATGGGTAATAATACCCCCAAAAAAGGGAATTTTCTGTATTGGAGTTGACATAAAAACTTTTCCCTTTTCAATATTTTAATGATAAAGGATTCAATTTTGATTTTTTATATGAATTTTTTAATGTCAATTGGACCAAGAGTTCCGGGAACTTTTGCTCATGAAAATTTAAGAAAATTTCTCTTAAAGGAATTTGAAAGAATGGGATTTAAATCTGAGATAGATTCTTTTTATGAAGATGGGTATAAATTTTTTAATTTAATATTTAAAAAGGGAAAAGGAAATTTCATACTTCTTGGAACCCACTATGATACAAAGCCTGGTATAGAAGGTGCAAATGATTCAGGTTCAGGTGTTCTTTTACTTTTATATTTGGCAAATTTACTTAAAAATACTCATAAAAATTTTCTATTTGTCTTCTTTGATGGGGAAGATTTCGGTGATAATGCACCTCTTTACGGTTCAAAACATTTTGCAAAAACAAAAAATTATAAAATTGAATGGGGAGTTATTTTTGATATGATCGGTGACAAAAACCTTGAAATTTTTATGGAAGGTTTTTCTTATGAATTAGCTCCAGATTTAACCTTAAAGATTTTTGATTTTGCAGAAAAAAGGAAAAAGGATTTTATGTTCAAAAAAGTAAAACATTATATAATTGATGACCATTTACCCCTTCTAAAGAAAGGGGAAAAGGTTATTCTTTTAATTGATTTTGACTACCCTTACTGGCACACAGAAAAAGATACATGGGATAAGATAAGCATAGAAAATATAAAAAAATTAGGGGAATTCTTTTTTGAATATTTAAATGAATAAATTTGAAATTAGGAATTCAAAAATAGTATAAATAAACATGGAAATAACATTATTATTTTTTTCAATATTTTTAAAAGGGGAACTTCTTTTAAAAGACTCCATTCCTTTAAAGGATTATAAAGTAACATTTTATGAACTTGACTCTGCTCTTTCACTTATTGATTCCTCTTTCACAAAAACTGACCGAGAGGGAAAGTTTTTATTCAAAAATGATAGAAAGGGAATATATATTGTGAAAATTAACTATCAGGGTATAAGATACAGAACTGATCCAATACTTAAGGATGATGATAAAATAAGGTTAAGTGTCTATGACACTGTTTCAAATTATGAGCAAATGGTTTTGCAGAGAGCACATATTGCTTTTATACCATCACCTGGATTAATTCAGGTAATTGAAGTTTACAACTTTTTTAATGCTCATAACAAAACAGTTAAAAGAGAATTTAGAATACCTCTTCCTCCTAATGCTACACATATTTTTTCTCCACAGGGTGTTCTTCCTTTTGAATTTAAACTCTTTGAAAATTCCTTTATATATAAGGAAGGGTTTAAACCTGGGTTAAAAACAATTTCTTTGCTTTATCATCTCCCCTTTGACAGGATTAAATTTGAAAGAAAAATACCCTTTATAACAAATGAATTTCTTGTTATGCTACCAAAGGAACTTGAATTAAAAACAAGGATGAATTTTGAAAAAGAAAATTTACAAACACCACAGGGAAGCTTTTATGTTTATTCCTTTAAAAATTTAAAGGCTAACGAAATTTTATCTTTTGAAATTAAAGTCAAAAAAGGTGAAATGTTAAAGGATTTTATTCCACCTTTTCTTTTATTAATTTTGTTTTTAATATTTTTGTTTTTTATTTTTAGAAAAAAATGGAAGAAAAGGGAAGTTATCTCAGAGTAATTGATTTAAAAAAAATTTTTAGAAAAACTTATGTTTTAAAAAATATAAATTTTGAAATAAAAGAAAAAGGTCTTTATCTATTTATTGGTGACAACGGTGCGGGTAAAACAACTCTTTTTAAAATTCTTTCCTTTTTACTTTTCCCCTCAGGTGGAGAAATATTTTACATGGAAAAAAAAATAAGAGACAATCAGGAAAAAATTTTAAAAAATATAGGCTTTTCAACTCATAATCCCTTTCTTTATCCTGACTTAACCTGTCTTGAGAATCTGGAATTTGCATCAAAATTTTATAATATAAAAAAAGAGGTAATTTTTGAAATTTCTGAAATTTTTGAAACAAGTGAGTATCTCCGCAAAAAAGTAAAGGAACTTTCAAGAGGTCAGCTTCAGAGGATTTCCTTAATAAAATCAATGCTCCATGACCCTCTATTTTTATATCTTGATGAACCTTTTAATGCACTTGATAAAAAGGGAGTAAAAATTCTTGAAGATTATATCATTAAAAATCTTGATAGAAAAATAATCTGTATATCAAGTCACACCCATTCTGATATTTTTGAAAGGAAAAGAAAAGCCTATTATTTAAAAAAAGGTGAAATTATCAGAGAGGAATAAATTTAAAAAAACCTTCTCTTCTTTCTACTTCAAAATTTAAAAAATGTTTACATGTCCAGATTGCTGTTTCAAAGTGTCTTGTTGGTTCTGGAACAAAAATTTCTCCTCCATATAAACAAAGAAAAGGAACTAACTGGTCAGAAAGATTTGGATCAGGAGAATCACCTCTTTTTAAGAGAAATAAAAATCTATCGGCAATTTCTTCACCCAGTTTTTCAGAACTTACTCCTTTTTTACATAATATATCAAGAGCAAGTTCTCTATTACCATCAAAAATTCCCTTGATAAAAAAAGCACATCCAGGTGAAAGGGATTCCTCATAAGATATTTCTATATCCTTGATAACATTTATTTCTTTAACTTTTTTCAAAAAGGATTCTTTCATTCTTTCGAGAACTCTTCTTTCTTTCAAAATTATTGAACCTGATAATTTGCCCACTATTTTTTTAAGTTCTCCTTTTCCAAAATTTAGATTTATTTTATCAAGTTTTCCATGAAATTTAAGTTTAACAAAACCTCCACCCTGTGGGTAATATCCCCTTCTTATAATAAAAATTTCATTTTCAAAAAGAATTTTTTCAAATAAAGGTAAAAAATGAAACCTGAAATAATCAAAGGTGGGGGCACCTTCTACATCAGTTCCCCCCTGTATTTCAAGATATAAAGGTTTTTCAGATATAAGGGAAACAGGGAAAATTGTCTGTAAAAAAAGGGGAATTGAACCAGCGGTTTTAAAATCCATTTTAACCTTTCCGCCTTTAATTTTTCCTGGAAAAAATTTAACTTCAAGGGAATTTAAAGTATCACCTTCTACCTTTATATCAGATATTTCCTTTAAACATTTTATAATATGTAAATGTTGGTTTTTAAGCCCTGGATTTGGTCTTCCTCTTCTAATGTTATAGATATAAAAGGGCTTTTTTGTTAATAGTGAAAGAAAAAGAGAAATCCTTAAAATCTGACCTCCACCTTCAAGGTAAGAGCCATCAATTTGAATCATATACTAATTTACTTCCTCAAACTTTCAGTGAATTCTAATCCTTTCTCAGTTAAAACATAAAGTGGTTTTCCATTCCTCTTTTTAGGTAAAGAATAAATAAAATTTTTTTTTCTAAACTTCTGTAAAAAGGTTGAGGGATTTTTTGATATTTTCCATTTCATTATTTTATAGATTGATTTTATATCAGAAAGTGTAAAGGATTTTCTTCCAAAATTCTCATAATAGAATCTCGCAGCAAGTAACATTTTTTCAGTATTACTTTTTATTTTAAAATTTTTAAAATAATCCTTTGTTTTTTCTAAATCACTCTCTTCTAACTTGATTTTTTCTTTTTCAAAATATTTCTCTTTTTCAATATACTTCTCTTCAGGAAACTTTTTAAAAAAAGTTTTTAAAAATTCCTTAAATTTTCTTTCAACAAAATCCCTGTCACCCTGAATTTCTAACTCTAAATTTCCTTCCTTAATTCTTATAAGATATGTTGACATTATTTTCTCCCTTATGGATTTATGGAATAGAACCTTTAAAAAGCAGTATATTATAATAACTTATGAAGATTTTTTTTTCAATTAAGGTTCAAATCCTCTTATTAAAAAGAAGGGTAAAAAATGATTAGAATAGATGAACTTACAAGAGAAGGAGAGCTGTATGAGGTTTTAGACAACAAAAAAGTAAGATGTTATGCCTGTGCCCATAAATGTGTTATATTTGAGGGTAAAAGGGGAATCTGCCAGGTTAGATTTAACATTGATGGAAAACTTTATGTTCCTTTTAATTATGTTTCAGGACTTCAAAATGATCCTATTGAAAAAAAACCCTTTTTTCATTTTTTACCAGGTTCTTATGCTTTAACCTTTGGTATGCTTGGTTGTGACTTTCACTGTCCGTATTGCCAAAACTGGATAACATCACAAGCTTTTAAAGATGAAAGAGCTATCCTTTATTATGAGGAAATAACACCGGAAGAGATAGTAAAAATAGCACTTTTAAAGGGTTCAAAAAGTATAATTTCTTCCTATAATGAACCACTTATAACAACAGAATGGGCAAAGGAAATTTTTAAATTAGCAAAAGAAAAAGGTCTTAAAACAGGTTATGTTTCTAATGGTTATGTAACTGATGAGGTTTTGGATTATCTTACCGGTTTAATTGATGCCTATAAAATTGATCTAAAAAGTTTTAAAGAAGAAAATTACAGGATTTTAGGTGGAAAACTTAAATATGTTCTTGAAGGGATTGAAAAAGTTTTTAAAAGGGGATTATGGCTTGAAATTGTCACACTTATTGTTCCCGATTACAATGATTCTGAAGAGGAATTAAGAGAGATTGCAAAGTTTATTAAAAGTTTATCACCTTTTATTCCATGGCATGTTACTGCCTTTCATCCTGATTATAAAATGCAAGATCGTGATAGAACCTCTGTTAGAAAAATAATAAGAGCAAGGGAAATTGGACTTGAAGAGGGTCTTAAATTTGTATATGGAGGAAATGTTTGGGGTTTTCCTGAAATTGAAAGCACCTATTGTCCTTCTTGTGGAGAAATGCTTATTAAAAGGGAAATATTTCTTGTTTTAGAAAATAAAATTAAAAATGGGAAATGCCCAAAATGTAAAACTGAAATTAAAGGAATATGGAATTAAATTTTCCTATAAAAACCGTTGATTTAAAAAGATATTACGGCAAAGTCTGTGCTCTTGATGGTGTTTCAATAGAGGTTAAAGAGGGAGAAATTTTCGGTCTTTTAGGTCCTAATGGAGCAGGTAAAACAACCTTTATAAGAATTCTAACAACCTTACTTTTACCTTCTTCAGGAAAGGCTTATGTTTTGGGTTATGATGTGGAAAAGGATTTTAGAGAAATAAGAAAAAGAATAAATATGGTATCAGGAGGTGAAGAGATAGGTTATGGAATTTTAACCCTTGAGGAGACCCTTTTTTTATTTTCCCAATTCTATGGAATTTCAATTAAAGAAACAAGAAGAAGAATAAAAGAACTTTCACAATTACTTAACTTAGAACCCCATCTAAAAAAAAGAGTATCAAGACTTTCAACAGGATTAAGGCAAAGGATGAATATAGCAAGGGGATTTATAAATAATCCTCAAGTAATATTTCTTGATGAGCCAACAATGGGACTTGATGTTGAGTCAAGTATTGAGGTTAGACGATTCATTAAAAAATGGGTAAGAGAAAACAAGGGAAAAACAATACTTCTAACAACCCATAACATGTTTGAAGCAGATGAGTTATGTGATAGAATAGCAATAATAAATAAGGGAAAAATCCTTGCCTGTGACACACCTCAAGGGTTAAAGGAAATGGTAAAAAAGGAAGATATATATGAATTTGAAATAAGAGCAAGGGAATATGAGCTTGAAAAAACTTCTGAATTATCAATATTAGAAAAAAAGAA
This sequence is a window from candidate division WOR-3 bacterium. Protein-coding genes within it:
- a CDS encoding protein-glutamate O-methyltransferase CheR, with product MFDLKSIKEIILEKTGIDLSYYRDSYLERRIRVRMRKSGFSNFLDYIEKLESDFEERKKFIDEIGINVSYFFRNKNTFEEIRRLIIPELRNRKTIYIWSAGCASGEEPYSLAIILNEEKIENYKIFATDIDSEIIEKAKEGIYFPDKFIETPKEFIEKYFFKINGKYKIVEYLKKNITFFLHDVIKKPPLFNFDLVLCRNVVIYFIKDKQRIVFENLYNSLKKGGFLVLGKTEFLPFEFNDKFDYISKSERILKKL
- a CDS encoding DnaA/Hda family protein, whose product is MTLLNPRFTFKNFVEYKGNRMAKRALETIIEDPLVFNPVFIYSEPGMGKTHLVTALTHRLREKNIKDLFLIPKEFEKNYEKIYDFKKGFLIIDNFENFSKIKSEIIEEFTNNFEILLANEVEIILSSSIPYNELKDLPFELLSRIKGGLLIEILPPDEEDIKIIIKEKLIKRGIELEERFINLISRKNYKNIREIEGDINKIFLRFISKEKIEEKDIEEITGISLPILFFSDIIPEIEKSLEKLEVVAREEEALKTALKEKIYIWEMKGFKTDRLKKLIGVKDLQILKEEYRKFISDVTKLIEYQKIYGEIGVQDIEIEKALFDPDRVLEVEKWIEEIKSSVLKKEEPIILEEAIKESEETEEIEEISTTEEKKEIEEIIEVKEEEEVFIIESDYNRDVLEEIKKQAREGKPEILLIFSQGRRGLSTHLLYAYEINKEKKKVFYHSNDISDLFFEDESKLNTIFKDYNFIVIDDAEIFFDVEDLRDKILPLIIEEKNNGKKFLIGIKKNPEEIYLPEEYKKVFESSKNVSLKKPDRKILEEILNEKIKKENLNLDENLKEEILNREFFDLKEFEDYLKETQKIIENRVKKEEIKISLKGNSANEKSNIIFDIEIIEERIFEDYP
- a CDS encoding M28 family peptidase; the encoded protein is MNFLMSIGPRVPGTFAHENLRKFLLKEFERMGFKSEIDSFYEDGYKFFNLIFKKGKGNFILLGTHYDTKPGIEGANDSGSGVLLLLYLANLLKNTHKNFLFVFFDGEDFGDNAPLYGSKHFAKTKNYKIEWGVIFDMIGDKNLEIFMEGFSYELAPDLTLKIFDFAEKRKKDFMFKKVKHYIIDDHLPLLKKGEKVILLIDFDYPYWHTEKDTWDKISIENIKKLGEFFFEYLNE
- a CDS encoding tetratricopeptide repeat protein, giving the protein MRGSLKEVPFSDVVQLMVMGKKTGRLSVTNGEDFLELYFKGGIVIYGKMVNRPERIGEILLAKGIIDEEKLKEAKSLVDKGKPNIGSALLELNVPENEIKKAYEEEIKKFVANAISWNDGYFNFEPDEFPKEKPIVSIDPSYLLLESARTFDEWRKIEDIIPSLDEICILKDKTYVPRDEKEAKIIERIDGKKTVKEILEETGENLFDLAETFKNLLLREVIETKEKIEKEEVSKAKILEHINLGYAFLKTGLFEEAEREFKRLNELAPNKPEGYFYLGLLSIYKKEFEKAISYLNEALKLDPLNPKILNNLLYIYLETNRLEEAEKIIKQLNEIKIDDERFLLNKAIYFEKIGEKEKSEEIIRALMKEKSFLKTPYILLAQKLYNEKKFLQVIEILSIIKGYDPKNPEVNYGLGLSYRALGKIKEAEEFLKNAMKLSPSNIKYKLALADFYYEKGKFDECKNLYTQVLSIDKHNKEALFRMGNIYLKEGKYENALKYFEEILKIEPENRVVKRNVEIIRKTINV
- a CDS encoding Glu/Leu/Phe/Val dehydrogenase; its protein translation is MAKKNPFEVAQEQLDKAAQVLKLEPHVHEMLRWPMREIHVSIPVKMDNGTVKVFRGFRVQYNDALGPTKGGIRFHPEETIDTVRALAAWMTWKTALMDLPYGGGKGGVVCNPKEMSQRELEELSRGYIRAIAQVIGPEKDIPAPDVYTNPQIMAWMMDEFSKIRQYNAPGVITGKPLRIGGSVGRNDATARGGMYVLREAAKKLGIDLKKATCAIQGYGNAGYFAHKLITEMFGTKVIAVSDSKGGILNKKGLPFEEVFEHKNKTGSVVGFKGSEKITNEELLELDVDILIPAALEEVITEENANKIKAKIILELANGPVTPEADEILHKKNILFLPDFLANAGGVTVSYFEWVQNITGFYWEEEEVYSRLDTKMTKSFNAVWDAMKEFNVDPRTAAYAVAVRRVVEGMKLRGWV
- a CDS encoding ABC transporter ATP-binding protein, with amino-acid sequence MEEKGSYLRVIDLKKIFRKTYVLKNINFEIKEKGLYLFIGDNGAGKTTLFKILSFLLFPSGGEIFYMEKKIRDNQEKILKNIGFSTHNPFLYPDLTCLENLEFASKFYNIKKEVIFEISEIFETSEYLRKKVKELSRGQLQRISLIKSMLHDPLFLYLDEPFNALDKKGVKILEDYIIKNLDRKIICISSHTHSDIFERKRKAYYLKKGEIIREE